In the Acidimicrobiales bacterium genome, CGGGGTGCATCACGACCGCCCCCTCGGAGAGGCGCGCCGCCCGCTCGACGGTGAGGCCGAAGCGGTCGTGGTACTCGGCGAGGGAGGGCAGGAGCTCGCCCTCCATCCGCTCGCTCTGCAGCCGCAGCAGGTAGCAGACGTCGAGCTCACCGAGCAGACCGTCGAGGTCCGTCGTCACCTCGACCGGCCAGCCCTCGAGCGAGGGGGGCAGCAGGGTGCGCGGCGCGACGAGCACCACCCTGGCGCCGAGGGCGGTCATCGCCGCGACGTTCGAGCGGCAGACGCGCGAGTGGCGGGCGTCGCCGACGATCGCGACCCGCAGCCCGGCGAGGTCCGCGTCACTGGCGAGGCCGAGGGCGTGGCGGATCGTGTAGCAGTCGAGGAGGGCCTGCGTGGGGTGCTCGTGCTGGCCGTCGCCGGCGTTCACCACCGCCGCCTCGACCCAGTTGGCGACGAGGGCGGGGGCGCCCGAGGAGGAATGGCGGACGACCATCGCGTCGACGCCCATCGCGTCGAGGGTCTCGACGGTGTCGCGCAGCGACTCGCCCTTCTGCAGCGACGAGCCCTGGGCGCTGAAGCTCATCGTCGAGGCCGAGAGGCGCCGCGCCGCGGTCTCAAAGGACAGGCGGGTGCGCGTCGAGGCCTCGAAGAACAGGGTCGCGACGGTCTTGCCGCGCAGCGCCGGGACCATCGGGATCGGGCGGGAGGAGACCTCGGTGAAGGCCTCGGCGTCGTGCAGGATGCGGAGGATCCCCTCGCGTCCGAGGTCGCCGATCTCGAGCAGGTTGGTCGACCCCATCACTCGCCCTCCACCATCTCGCCGATCGCCACGCCCGCCTCGGAGACGTCCACGACCTCGTCCATGCGGGTCGGGAGGTTCTTCCCGACGTAGTCCGGGCGGATCGGGAGCTCCCGGTGCCCGCGGTCGACCATCACCGCCAGCTGGGTGGCCCGCGCCCGCCCGTGGTCGCGCAGCGCGTCGAGGGCAGCGCGCACCGTGCGCCCGGTGAAGAGCACGTCGTCGACGAGGACCACCACCTTGTCGGTGAGGTCGCCGCCGATGTCGGTCGCCTCGGCGTGCACCGGGCGCAGACCGATGTCGTCGCGGTAGAAGGCGACGTCGAGGGTGCCGAGGGGGACGGTCGTCTCGCCGATCTCGGAGAGCTGGGCGACGAGCTTCTCCGCGAGGGGGACACCACCGGTCTGCAGTCCGATGACGACGAGGTCCTCGGTACCGTGGTTGCGCTCGAGGATCTCGTGCGCGATGCGGACGAGGGCGCGGCGCACGTCGTCGGGTCCCATCACGAGGGAACGCGCCGCGAAGACCTTCCCGGTTGGGCGCGCCAACCGTCGCTCGCGCTCTGCCACGTCCACTCCTCGTCCGTACGGGCCTCACGGGACCCGTTTCACGTCCGCCCCAATGGTAACGGAGCAGCCGTCGGCGCGCGTCCTCCCGGGGAGGCGCCGCTACCGCAGCTCGAGCTCGTCCGCGGCGTAGGTGACGCCGAGCGGCGCGAGCAGCACCGAGCGGCGGCCCTCCTCGACCTCACCGGCGACGAGGGCCCGCAGGCCGAGGGCGGTCGCCTGAGCACAGGTCGCCGCGCCTTCGCCGGCGGCGACGAACAGCGCGTAGCCCGCGCCCATGTTGAGGGTGCCGTAGGCCTCGCGGTCGTCGAGGCCGGCGGCGCCGGCGAGGAAGGTGAGCACTTCGGGCACCTCGGGCAGCTCGTCGACGCGGTAGCGGAGCTCGCGGTCGGCGCGCATCAGCTTGCGCAGGCCGTGGCCGGTGATGTTGCTCGCGTAGTGAAGGCGCCCCTCGCTGCGCAGCAGCGCCTCGACGAGCGGTGCATAGATGACGCTCTCGTCGAGGACGGCCTCGCCGAAAAGGCGCCCCGAGGGGAGGGGCGCGAGCAGGCCGCCGTCGAGCCGCTCCGCGACGCTGCGCACCAGCGACGCCCCGTTCTGGTGGAGCCCCGAGGAAGCGACGAGGACGATCTCGTCCCCGACCTCGAGGCGCGGCGCGGCGAGCGGCTCGGCGCCGGGGGGGACGATGCCGATCGCGGCGGCGGCGAGGTCGATCGCCTGCGGGCTGACGATCCCGGAGAGGGTCGGCGACTCGCCCCCACCCCAGCTCGCCCCGGCCGCGGCGCAGCCGCGCGCGAAGCCCTCGACGAGCGAGCGGTGTCGGCTGCCGCCGTAGAAATCGGCGGCGCCGGTCGCGAAGTAGGCGTTCACGACGACCGGCAGCGCGCCGACGCAGCAGCAGTCGTTGACCGCCGCGGCCACGGTGTCGAAGCCGATCGCCGAGTAGTGGTCGGCGCCGGTCGCCTCCTCCAGCGCCGCGGCGATGAGCGACTTCGTCCCGAGGCACTCGAGGACGAAGCCGAGGCGCAGCGAGCCGACCTCGACGAGCGCCGCGGGCTCCCCGAAGAAGCCCGCGTCGAGGCGGGCGCCGCGCGCCGCGCCGAGCTCGGCCGTCGCGCGCGCCGCGGTGAGCGCGAAGCGCTTGGCCGCGTCGAGGGTCTCGTAGTCGACCCCCGAGGCGGCGTAGGCCTCGCTCACGAGGCGGCCTTGGTGGGGCGGACCTCGCTGGCGACGGCCGACAGCACCCCGTTCACGAAGCGGCTCGACTCCTCGGTCGAGTACTGCTTGGCGAGCTCCACGGCCTCGTCGATGACGACCGCCACGGGCACCTCCGCCTGGTCGAGGAGCTCGTAGATCGAGAGGCGCAGCAGCTGGCGGTCGACGGCGGGGAGGCGGTCGAGGCCCCAGTCGCGCGCGAAGCGCGAGATGAGCCCGTCGATCTCGG is a window encoding:
- a CDS encoding aspartate carbamoyltransferase catalytic subunit, translated to MGSTNLLEIGDLGREGILRILHDAEAFTEVSSRPIPMVPALRGKTVATLFFEASTRTRLSFETAARRLSASTMSFSAQGSSLQKGESLRDTVETLDAMGVDAMVVRHSSSGAPALVANWVEAAVVNAGDGQHEHPTQALLDCYTIRHALGLASDADLAGLRVAIVGDARHSRVCRSNVAAMTALGARVVLVAPRTLLPPSLEGWPVEVTTDLDGLLGELDVCYLLRLQSERMEGELLPSLAEYHDRFGLTVERAARLSEGAVVMHPGPMNRGIEIDPEVADAPNSLITAQVRNGVAVRMAVLFSLLAEVPGDQAIDVPGITIEEGALRG
- the pyrR gene encoding bifunctional pyr operon transcriptional regulator/uracil phosphoribosyltransferase PyrR codes for the protein MAERERRLARPTGKVFAARSLVMGPDDVRRALVRIAHEILERNHGTEDLVVIGLQTGGVPLAEKLVAQLSEIGETTVPLGTLDVAFYRDDIGLRPVHAEATDIGGDLTDKVVVLVDDVLFTGRTVRAALDALRDHGRARATQLAVMVDRGHRELPIRPDYVGKNLPTRMDEVVDVSEAGVAIGEMVEGE
- a CDS encoding AIR synthase-related protein yields the protein MSEAYAASGVDYETLDAAKRFALTAARATAELGAARGARLDAGFFGEPAALVEVGSLRLGFVLECLGTKSLIAAALEEATGADHYSAIGFDTVAAAVNDCCCVGALPVVVNAYFATGAADFYGGSRHRSLVEGFARGCAAAGASWGGGESPTLSGIVSPQAIDLAAAAIGIVPPGAEPLAAPRLEVGDEIVLVASSGLHQNGASLVRSVAERLDGGLLAPLPSGRLFGEAVLDESVIYAPLVEALLRSEGRLHYASNITGHGLRKLMRADRELRYRVDELPEVPEVLTFLAGAAGLDDREAYGTLNMGAGYALFVAAGEGAATCAQATALGLRALVAGEVEEGRRSVLLAPLGVTYAADELELR
- the nusB gene encoding transcription antitermination factor NusB: MSTSPAPDPPPAAVGARRRSRERALGLLYEAEAKAITPAELLKELPVAPEHFAAALVSGVSGRLPEIDGLISRFARDWGLDRLPAVDRQLLRLSIYELLDQAEVPVAVVIDEAVELAKQYSTEESSRFVNGVLSAVASEVRPTKAAS